A single Rattus norvegicus strain BN/NHsdMcwi chromosome 5, GRCr8, whole genome shotgun sequence DNA region contains:
- the Tardbp gene encoding TAR DNA-binding protein 43 isoform X1: MSEYIRVTEDENDEPIEIPSEDDGTVLLSTVTAQFPGACGLRYRNPVSQCMRGVRLVEGILHAPDAGWGNLVYVVNYPKDNKRKMDEADASSAVKVKRAVQKTSDLIVLGLPWKTTEQDLKDYFSTFGEVLMVQVKKDLKTGHSKGFGFVRFTEYETQVKVMSQRHMIDGRWCDCKLPNSKQSPDEPLRSRKVFVGRCTEDMTAEELQQFFCQYGEVVDVFIPKPFRAFAFVTFADDKVAQSLCGEDLIIKGISVHISNAEPKHNSNRQLERSGRFGGNPGGFGNQGGFGNSRGGGAGLGNNQGGNMGGGMNFGAFSINPAMMAAAQAALQSSWGMMGMLASQQNQSGPSGNNQSQGSMQREPNQAFGSGNNSYSGSNSGAPLGWGSASNAGSGSGFNGGFGSSMDSKSSGWGM; encoded by the exons ATGTCTGAATATATTCGGGTAACAGAAGATGAGAATGATGAGCCCATTGAAATACCATCAGAAGACGATGGGACAGTGTTGCTGTCCACAGTTACAGCCCAGTTTCCAGGGGCGTGTGGCCTGCGCTACCGGAATCCAGTGTCTCAGTGTATGAGAGGTGTCCGACTGGTGGAAGGAATTCTGCATGCCCCAGATGCTGGCTGGGGCAATCTGGTCTATGTTGTCAACTATCCCAAAG ataacaaaaggaaaatggaTGAGGCGGATGCTTCCTCTGCAGTGAAAGTGAAAAGAGCAGTCCAGAAGACATCTGACCTCATAGTGTTGGGTCTCCCCTGGAAAACAACAGAGCAGGACCTAAAAGACTACTTCAGTACTTTTGGAGAGGTTCTTATGGTTCAG GTCAAGAAAGATCTTAAAACTGGTCACTCAAAAGGGTTTGGCTTTGTTCGATTTACGGAATATGAAACTCAAGTGAAAGTAATGTCACAGCGACATATGATAGATGGGCGATGGTGTGACTGTAAACTTCCAAATTCTAAG CAAAGCCCAGACGAGCCTTTGAGAAGCAGAAAGGTGTTTGTTGGACGTTGTACAGAGGACATGACTGCTGAAGAGCTTCAGCAGTTCTTCTGTCAGTATGGAGAAGTGGTAGATGTCTTCATTCCCAAACCATTCAGAGCTTTTGCCTTTGTTACCTTTGCAGATGATAAG GTTGCCCAGTCTCTTTGTGGAGAGGACTTGATCATTAAAGGAATCAGCGTGCATATATCCAATGCTGAACCTAAGCATAATAGCAATAGACAGTTAGAAAGAAGTGGAAGATTTGGTGGTAATCCAGGTGGCTTTGGGAATCAGGGTGGGTTTGGTAACAGTAGAGGGGGTGGAGCTGGCTTGGGAAATAACCAGGGTGGTAATATGGGTGGAGGGATGAATTTTGGTGCTTTTAGCATTAATCCAGCGATGATGGCTGCAGCTCAGGCAGCGTTACAGAGCAGTTGGGGTATGATGGGCATGTTAGCCAGCCAGCAGAACCAGTCAGGCCCATCTGGGAATAACCAAAGCCAGGGCAGCATGCAGAGGGAACCAAATCAGGCTTTTGGTTCTGGAAATAACTCTTACAGTGGTTCTAATTCTGGTGCCCCCCTTGGTTGGGGGTCAGCATCAAATGCAGGATCAGGCAGTGGTTTTAATGGAGGCTTTGGCTCAAGCATGGATTCTAAATCCTCTGGCTGGGGAAtgtag
- the Tardbp gene encoding TAR DNA-binding protein 43 isoform X2: MSEYIRVTEDENDEPIEIPSEDDGTVLLSTVTAQFPGACGLRYRNPVSQCMRGVRLVEGILHAPDAGWGNLVYVVNYPKDNKRKMDEADASSAVKVKRAVQKTSDLIVLGLPWKTTEQDLKDYFSTFGEVLMVQVKKDLKTGHSKGFGFVRFTEYETQVKVMSQRHMIDGRWCDCKLPNSKQSPDEPLRSRKVFVGRCTEDMTAEELQQFFCQYGEVVDVFIPKPFRAFAFVTFADDKVAQSLCGEDLIIKGISVHISNAEPKHNSNRQLERSGRFGGNPGGFGNQVHLISNVYGRSTSLKVVL; encoded by the exons ATGTCTGAATATATTCGGGTAACAGAAGATGAGAATGATGAGCCCATTGAAATACCATCAGAAGACGATGGGACAGTGTTGCTGTCCACAGTTACAGCCCAGTTTCCAGGGGCGTGTGGCCTGCGCTACCGGAATCCAGTGTCTCAGTGTATGAGAGGTGTCCGACTGGTGGAAGGAATTCTGCATGCCCCAGATGCTGGCTGGGGCAATCTGGTCTATGTTGTCAACTATCCCAAAG ataacaaaaggaaaatggaTGAGGCGGATGCTTCCTCTGCAGTGAAAGTGAAAAGAGCAGTCCAGAAGACATCTGACCTCATAGTGTTGGGTCTCCCCTGGAAAACAACAGAGCAGGACCTAAAAGACTACTTCAGTACTTTTGGAGAGGTTCTTATGGTTCAG GTCAAGAAAGATCTTAAAACTGGTCACTCAAAAGGGTTTGGCTTTGTTCGATTTACGGAATATGAAACTCAAGTGAAAGTAATGTCACAGCGACATATGATAGATGGGCGATGGTGTGACTGTAAACTTCCAAATTCTAAG CAAAGCCCAGACGAGCCTTTGAGAAGCAGAAAGGTGTTTGTTGGACGTTGTACAGAGGACATGACTGCTGAAGAGCTTCAGCAGTTCTTCTGTCAGTATGGAGAAGTGGTAGATGTCTTCATTCCCAAACCATTCAGAGCTTTTGCCTTTGTTACCTTTGCAGATGATAAG GTTGCCCAGTCTCTTTGTGGAGAGGACTTGATCATTAAAGGAATCAGCGTGCATATATCCAATGCTGAACCTAAGCATAATAGCAATAGACAGTTAGAAAGAAGTGGAAGATTTGGTGGTAATCCAGGTGGCTTTGGGAATCAGG
- the Tardbp gene encoding TAR DNA-binding protein 43 isoform X5, whose protein sequence is MSEYIRVTEDENDEPIEIPSEDDGTVLLSTVTAQFPGACGLRYRNPVSQCMRGVRLVEGILHAPDAGWGNLVYVVNYPKDNKRKMDEADASSAVKVKRAVQKTSDLIVLGLPWKTTEQDLKDYFSTFGEVLMVQVKKDLKTGHSKGFGFVRFTEYETQVKVMSQRHMIDGRWCDCKLPNSKQSPDEPLRSRKVFVGRCTEDMTAEELQQFFCQYGEVVDVFIPKPFRAFAFVTFADDKVAQSLCGEDLIIKGISVHISNAEPKHNSNRQLERSGRFGGNPGGFGNQGKSPFGRS, encoded by the exons ATGTCTGAATATATTCGGGTAACAGAAGATGAGAATGATGAGCCCATTGAAATACCATCAGAAGACGATGGGACAGTGTTGCTGTCCACAGTTACAGCCCAGTTTCCAGGGGCGTGTGGCCTGCGCTACCGGAATCCAGTGTCTCAGTGTATGAGAGGTGTCCGACTGGTGGAAGGAATTCTGCATGCCCCAGATGCTGGCTGGGGCAATCTGGTCTATGTTGTCAACTATCCCAAAG ataacaaaaggaaaatggaTGAGGCGGATGCTTCCTCTGCAGTGAAAGTGAAAAGAGCAGTCCAGAAGACATCTGACCTCATAGTGTTGGGTCTCCCCTGGAAAACAACAGAGCAGGACCTAAAAGACTACTTCAGTACTTTTGGAGAGGTTCTTATGGTTCAG GTCAAGAAAGATCTTAAAACTGGTCACTCAAAAGGGTTTGGCTTTGTTCGATTTACGGAATATGAAACTCAAGTGAAAGTAATGTCACAGCGACATATGATAGATGGGCGATGGTGTGACTGTAAACTTCCAAATTCTAAG CAAAGCCCAGACGAGCCTTTGAGAAGCAGAAAGGTGTTTGTTGGACGTTGTACAGAGGACATGACTGCTGAAGAGCTTCAGCAGTTCTTCTGTCAGTATGGAGAAGTGGTAGATGTCTTCATTCCCAAACCATTCAGAGCTTTTGCCTTTGTTACCTTTGCAGATGATAAG GTTGCCCAGTCTCTTTGTGGAGAGGACTTGATCATTAAAGGAATCAGCGTGCATATATCCAATGCTGAACCTAAGCATAATAGCAATAGACAGTTAGAAAGAAGTGGAAGATTTGGTGGTAATCCAGGTGGCTTTGGGAATCAGG
- the Tardbp gene encoding TAR DNA-binding protein 43 isoform X3, protein MSEYIRVTEDENDEPIEIPSEDDGTVLLSTVTAQFPGACGLRYRNPVSQCMRGVRLVEGILHAPDAGWGNLVYVVNYPKDNKRKMDEADASSAVKVKRAVQKTSDLIVLGLPWKTTEQDLKDYFSTFGEVLMVQVKKDLKTGHSKGFGFVRFTEYETQVKVMSQRHMIDGRWCDCKLPNSKQSPDEPLRSRKVFVGRCTEDMTAEELQQFFCQYGEVVDVFIPKPFRAFAFVTFADDKVAQSLCGEDLIIKGISVHISNAEPKHNSNRQLERSGRFGGNPVHLISNVYGRSTSLKVVL, encoded by the exons ATGTCTGAATATATTCGGGTAACAGAAGATGAGAATGATGAGCCCATTGAAATACCATCAGAAGACGATGGGACAGTGTTGCTGTCCACAGTTACAGCCCAGTTTCCAGGGGCGTGTGGCCTGCGCTACCGGAATCCAGTGTCTCAGTGTATGAGAGGTGTCCGACTGGTGGAAGGAATTCTGCATGCCCCAGATGCTGGCTGGGGCAATCTGGTCTATGTTGTCAACTATCCCAAAG ataacaaaaggaaaatggaTGAGGCGGATGCTTCCTCTGCAGTGAAAGTGAAAAGAGCAGTCCAGAAGACATCTGACCTCATAGTGTTGGGTCTCCCCTGGAAAACAACAGAGCAGGACCTAAAAGACTACTTCAGTACTTTTGGAGAGGTTCTTATGGTTCAG GTCAAGAAAGATCTTAAAACTGGTCACTCAAAAGGGTTTGGCTTTGTTCGATTTACGGAATATGAAACTCAAGTGAAAGTAATGTCACAGCGACATATGATAGATGGGCGATGGTGTGACTGTAAACTTCCAAATTCTAAG CAAAGCCCAGACGAGCCTTTGAGAAGCAGAAAGGTGTTTGTTGGACGTTGTACAGAGGACATGACTGCTGAAGAGCTTCAGCAGTTCTTCTGTCAGTATGGAGAAGTGGTAGATGTCTTCATTCCCAAACCATTCAGAGCTTTTGCCTTTGTTACCTTTGCAGATGATAAG GTTGCCCAGTCTCTTTGTGGAGAGGACTTGATCATTAAAGGAATCAGCGTGCATATATCCAATGCTGAACCTAAGCATAATAGCAATAGACAGTTAGAAAGAAGTGGAAGATTTGGTGGTAATCCAG
- the Tardbp gene encoding TAR DNA-binding protein 43 isoform X7: MSEYIRVTEDENDEPIEIPSEDDGTVLLSTVTAQFPGACGLRYRNPVSQCMRGVRLVEGILHAPDAGWGNLVYVVNYPKDNKRKMDEADASSAVKVKRAVQKTSDLIVLGLPWKTTEQDLKDYFSTFGEVLMVQVKKDLKTGHSKGFGFVRFTEYETQVKVMSQRHMIDGRWCDCKLPNSKQSPDEPLRSRKVFVGRCTEDMTAEELQQFFCQYGEVVDVFIPKPFRAFAFVTFADDKVAQSLCGEDLIIKGISVHISNAEPKHNSNRQLERSGRFGGNPGILLSTCFLIQEFVITLHRLRL, encoded by the exons ATGTCTGAATATATTCGGGTAACAGAAGATGAGAATGATGAGCCCATTGAAATACCATCAGAAGACGATGGGACAGTGTTGCTGTCCACAGTTACAGCCCAGTTTCCAGGGGCGTGTGGCCTGCGCTACCGGAATCCAGTGTCTCAGTGTATGAGAGGTGTCCGACTGGTGGAAGGAATTCTGCATGCCCCAGATGCTGGCTGGGGCAATCTGGTCTATGTTGTCAACTATCCCAAAG ataacaaaaggaaaatggaTGAGGCGGATGCTTCCTCTGCAGTGAAAGTGAAAAGAGCAGTCCAGAAGACATCTGACCTCATAGTGTTGGGTCTCCCCTGGAAAACAACAGAGCAGGACCTAAAAGACTACTTCAGTACTTTTGGAGAGGTTCTTATGGTTCAG GTCAAGAAAGATCTTAAAACTGGTCACTCAAAAGGGTTTGGCTTTGTTCGATTTACGGAATATGAAACTCAAGTGAAAGTAATGTCACAGCGACATATGATAGATGGGCGATGGTGTGACTGTAAACTTCCAAATTCTAAG CAAAGCCCAGACGAGCCTTTGAGAAGCAGAAAGGTGTTTGTTGGACGTTGTACAGAGGACATGACTGCTGAAGAGCTTCAGCAGTTCTTCTGTCAGTATGGAGAAGTGGTAGATGTCTTCATTCCCAAACCATTCAGAGCTTTTGCCTTTGTTACCTTTGCAGATGATAAG GTTGCCCAGTCTCTTTGTGGAGAGGACTTGATCATTAAAGGAATCAGCGTGCATATATCCAATGCTGAACCTAAGCATAATAGCAATAGACAGTTAGAAAGAAGTGGAAGATTTGGTGGTAATCCAG
- the Tardbp gene encoding TAR DNA-binding protein 43 isoform X6 yields MSEYIRVTEDENDEPIEIPSEDDGTVLLSTVTAQFPGACGLRYRNPVSQCMRGVRLVEGILHAPDAGWGNLVYVVNYPKDNKRKMDEADASSAVKVKRAVQKTSDLIVLGLPWKTTEQDLKDYFSTFGEVLMVQVKKDLKTGHSKGFGFVRFTEYETQVKVMSQRHMIDGRWCDCKLPNSKQSPDEPLRSRKVFVGRCTEDMTAEELQQFFCQYGEVVDVFIPKPFRAFAFVTFADDKVAQSLCGEDLIIKGISVHISNAEPKHNSNRQLERSGRFGGNPGKSPFGRS; encoded by the exons ATGTCTGAATATATTCGGGTAACAGAAGATGAGAATGATGAGCCCATTGAAATACCATCAGAAGACGATGGGACAGTGTTGCTGTCCACAGTTACAGCCCAGTTTCCAGGGGCGTGTGGCCTGCGCTACCGGAATCCAGTGTCTCAGTGTATGAGAGGTGTCCGACTGGTGGAAGGAATTCTGCATGCCCCAGATGCTGGCTGGGGCAATCTGGTCTATGTTGTCAACTATCCCAAAG ataacaaaaggaaaatggaTGAGGCGGATGCTTCCTCTGCAGTGAAAGTGAAAAGAGCAGTCCAGAAGACATCTGACCTCATAGTGTTGGGTCTCCCCTGGAAAACAACAGAGCAGGACCTAAAAGACTACTTCAGTACTTTTGGAGAGGTTCTTATGGTTCAG GTCAAGAAAGATCTTAAAACTGGTCACTCAAAAGGGTTTGGCTTTGTTCGATTTACGGAATATGAAACTCAAGTGAAAGTAATGTCACAGCGACATATGATAGATGGGCGATGGTGTGACTGTAAACTTCCAAATTCTAAG CAAAGCCCAGACGAGCCTTTGAGAAGCAGAAAGGTGTTTGTTGGACGTTGTACAGAGGACATGACTGCTGAAGAGCTTCAGCAGTTCTTCTGTCAGTATGGAGAAGTGGTAGATGTCTTCATTCCCAAACCATTCAGAGCTTTTGCCTTTGTTACCTTTGCAGATGATAAG GTTGCCCAGTCTCTTTGTGGAGAGGACTTGATCATTAAAGGAATCAGCGTGCATATATCCAATGCTGAACCTAAGCATAATAGCAATAGACAGTTAGAAAGAAGTGGAAGATTTGGTGGTAATCCAG
- the Tardbp gene encoding TAR DNA-binding protein 43 isoform X4 encodes MSEYIRVTEDENDEPIEIPSEDDGTVLLSTVTAQFPGACGLRYRNPVSQCMRGVRLVEGILHAPDAGWGNLVYVVNYPKDNKRKMDEADASSAVKVKRAVQKTSDLIVLGLPWKTTEQDLKDYFSTFGEVLMVQVKKDLKTGHSKGFGFVRFTEYETQVKVMSQRHMIDGRWCDCKLPNSKQSPDEPLRSRKVFVGRCTEDMTAEELQQFFCQYGEVVDVFIPKPFRAFAFVTFADDKVAQSLCGEDLIIKGISVHISNAEPKHNSNRQLERSGRFGVHLISNVYGRSTSLKVVL; translated from the exons ATGTCTGAATATATTCGGGTAACAGAAGATGAGAATGATGAGCCCATTGAAATACCATCAGAAGACGATGGGACAGTGTTGCTGTCCACAGTTACAGCCCAGTTTCCAGGGGCGTGTGGCCTGCGCTACCGGAATCCAGTGTCTCAGTGTATGAGAGGTGTCCGACTGGTGGAAGGAATTCTGCATGCCCCAGATGCTGGCTGGGGCAATCTGGTCTATGTTGTCAACTATCCCAAAG ataacaaaaggaaaatggaTGAGGCGGATGCTTCCTCTGCAGTGAAAGTGAAAAGAGCAGTCCAGAAGACATCTGACCTCATAGTGTTGGGTCTCCCCTGGAAAACAACAGAGCAGGACCTAAAAGACTACTTCAGTACTTTTGGAGAGGTTCTTATGGTTCAG GTCAAGAAAGATCTTAAAACTGGTCACTCAAAAGGGTTTGGCTTTGTTCGATTTACGGAATATGAAACTCAAGTGAAAGTAATGTCACAGCGACATATGATAGATGGGCGATGGTGTGACTGTAAACTTCCAAATTCTAAG CAAAGCCCAGACGAGCCTTTGAGAAGCAGAAAGGTGTTTGTTGGACGTTGTACAGAGGACATGACTGCTGAAGAGCTTCAGCAGTTCTTCTGTCAGTATGGAGAAGTGGTAGATGTCTTCATTCCCAAACCATTCAGAGCTTTTGCCTTTGTTACCTTTGCAGATGATAAG GTTGCCCAGTCTCTTTGTGGAGAGGACTTGATCATTAAAGGAATCAGCGTGCATATATCCAATGCTGAACCTAAGCATAATAGCAATAGACAGTTAGAAAGAAGTGGAAGATTTGGTG
- the Tardbp gene encoding TAR DNA-binding protein 43 isoform 2 (isoform 2 is encoded by transcript variant 2), whose product MSEYIRVTEDENDEPIEIPSEDDGTVLLSTVTAQFPGACGLRYRNPVSQCMRGVRLVEGILHAPDAGWGNLVYVVNYPKDNKRKMDEADASSAVKVKRAVQKTSDLIVLGLPWKTTEQDLKDYFSTFGEVLMVQVKKDLKTGHSKGFGFVRFTEYETQVKVMSQRHMIDGRWCDCKLPNSKQSPDEPLRSRKVFVGRCTEDMTAEELQQFFCQYGEVVDVFIPKPFRAFAFVTFADDKVAQSLCGEDLIIKGISVHISNAEPKHNSNRQLERSGRFGGKSPFGRS is encoded by the exons ATGTCTGAATATATTCGGGTAACAGAAGATGAGAATGATGAGCCCATTGAAATACCATCAGAAGACGATGGGACAGTGTTGCTGTCCACAGTTACAGCCCAGTTTCCAGGGGCGTGTGGCCTGCGCTACCGGAATCCAGTGTCTCAGTGTATGAGAGGTGTCCGACTGGTGGAAGGAATTCTGCATGCCCCAGATGCTGGCTGGGGCAATCTGGTCTATGTTGTCAACTATCCCAAAG ataacaaaaggaaaatggaTGAGGCGGATGCTTCCTCTGCAGTGAAAGTGAAAAGAGCAGTCCAGAAGACATCTGACCTCATAGTGTTGGGTCTCCCCTGGAAAACAACAGAGCAGGACCTAAAAGACTACTTCAGTACTTTTGGAGAGGTTCTTATGGTTCAG GTCAAGAAAGATCTTAAAACTGGTCACTCAAAAGGGTTTGGCTTTGTTCGATTTACGGAATATGAAACTCAAGTGAAAGTAATGTCACAGCGACATATGATAGATGGGCGATGGTGTGACTGTAAACTTCCAAATTCTAAG CAAAGCCCAGACGAGCCTTTGAGAAGCAGAAAGGTGTTTGTTGGACGTTGTACAGAGGACATGACTGCTGAAGAGCTTCAGCAGTTCTTCTGTCAGTATGGAGAAGTGGTAGATGTCTTCATTCCCAAACCATTCAGAGCTTTTGCCTTTGTTACCTTTGCAGATGATAAG GTTGCCCAGTCTCTTTGTGGAGAGGACTTGATCATTAAAGGAATCAGCGTGCATATATCCAATGCTGAACCTAAGCATAATAGCAATAGACAGTTAGAAAGAAGTGGAAGATTTGGTG